A genomic region of Lysinibacillus sp. 2017 contains the following coding sequences:
- a CDS encoding glycerol-3-phosphate dehydrogenase/oxidase, whose product MTIFSAGHRQLRETQLKEETFDLFVIGGGITGAGIALDAVTRGLKVALADMQDFAEGTSSRSTKLVHGGLRYLKQLELKEVSELGRERAIVFENGPHVTTPVWMLLPFYKGGTFGPFTTSLGLKVYDILAGVKKGERRYMLSAAETMAREPLVKKDGLLGGGIYVEYRTDDARLTIEVLKAAATNGAIAMNYLKVVAIQSDNLAFTKVIVEDQLTGEQYSVRTKKVVNAAGPWVDDVRKLDNSQGNKHLILSKGVHLVFDGADFPLKQAIYFDTEDGRMVFAIPRAGKTYVGTTDTFYDGDPLDMKVTADDKNYLLEAIHYMFPQLEMTDQKIESAWAGVRPLIHEEGKGPSEISRKDEIWQSESGVITIAGGKLTGYRKMAEKIVDLVVKQLNEEFKKNYGKSITKHFPISGGDISGSKFFDSYVKKRTTKGQQLGLTEEQSSYLARFYGTNVDKVFLYVSEAKGNLPPIVYGQLYYAMNEESTSTACDFFMRRTGALLFDIHFVNQFKELVVDEMAHYLGWTMEEKRNNFTQLQRALEEVSFS is encoded by the coding sequence GTGACAATTTTTTCTGCAGGGCATCGACAACTAAGAGAAACACAACTTAAGGAAGAAACGTTTGATTTGTTTGTAATTGGCGGTGGCATTACAGGTGCTGGGATTGCTTTAGATGCGGTGACGCGCGGTTTAAAGGTGGCGTTAGCTGATATGCAGGACTTTGCAGAAGGAACGAGTAGTCGCTCGACAAAGCTTGTACATGGCGGATTACGTTATTTAAAACAATTGGAATTAAAAGAAGTCTCGGAGTTAGGGCGTGAACGAGCGATCGTCTTTGAAAATGGCCCACATGTGACAACACCTGTTTGGATGTTGCTGCCGTTCTACAAAGGAGGTACTTTTGGTCCGTTTACAACTTCACTTGGCTTAAAGGTTTATGACATTTTAGCAGGAGTTAAAAAGGGTGAACGTCGTTATATGCTCTCTGCTGCAGAAACGATGGCAAGAGAACCTTTAGTCAAAAAAGACGGATTATTAGGTGGCGGTATTTATGTCGAATACCGTACGGATGATGCGCGGTTAACGATTGAAGTGTTAAAAGCAGCCGCTACAAATGGTGCAATTGCTATGAACTATTTAAAAGTAGTCGCAATTCAATCAGATAATTTAGCATTTACAAAAGTGATAGTAGAAGACCAGCTAACGGGTGAACAATATAGCGTTAGAACAAAGAAAGTAGTTAATGCAGCAGGTCCTTGGGTAGATGATGTACGAAAATTGGACAACTCACAGGGGAACAAGCATTTGATTTTATCAAAAGGTGTTCACCTCGTTTTTGATGGCGCAGATTTCCCATTGAAACAGGCGATTTATTTTGACACTGAAGATGGTCGAATGGTGTTTGCCATTCCACGAGCAGGTAAGACATATGTAGGGACCACGGATACATTTTATGACGGAGACCCACTCGATATGAAAGTCACGGCAGATGACAAAAACTACTTACTGGAAGCAATTCATTATATGTTTCCTCAGCTAGAAATGACCGACCAAAAAATTGAATCGGCATGGGCAGGTGTGCGTCCTCTTATCCACGAGGAGGGCAAGGGTCCATCTGAAATTTCGAGAAAAGACGAGATTTGGCAGTCTGAGAGTGGTGTTATTACGATTGCGGGTGGAAAGCTAACCGGTTACCGGAAAATGGCGGAGAAAATTGTTGACTTGGTTGTTAAGCAACTCAATGAAGAGTTTAAAAAGAACTATGGAAAATCCATCACAAAACACTTTCCGATTTCTGGTGGGGATATTAGTGGATCCAAATTTTTTGATAGCTATGTAAAAAAACGTACAACTAAAGGACAACAGCTTGGCTTAACAGAAGAGCAAAGTAGTTACTTAGCGCGCTTTTATGGCACAAATGTAGATAAAGTATTTCTCTATGTATCCGAGGCAAAAGGCAACTTGCCCCCGATTGTTTATGGACAACTCTATTATGCCATGAATGAGGAATCAACAAGTACAGCCTGTGACTTTTTCATGCGTCGAACAGGTGCCTTATTATTTGATATTCATTTTGTAAACCAATTTAAAGAGTTAGTTGTCGATGAAATGGCGCACTATTTAGGCTGGACTATGGAAGAAAAAAGAAATAACTTTACACAATTGCAGCGAGCTTTGGAGGAAGTTTCTTTTTCGTAA